The genomic stretch tggcTGAAGCACCTCACCTATGTATAGTTGACCAGTAAATTCTCTGCCATGTAAAATATTAAGCTGCAAGATAAGGTAGTAAGGGCCCAGCCGACCAGGATTGCTTCTATGCATTAATTCCAAGAGAATATTGTACATGTGCTCCAAGTCAAATGATGTTATCTTATCTCATTAAGATTATCTTGTTTTGCGATGCTAGAAAAAGCTTTCCCAGATACTACCATTCTCAAAGGCATTTTGTATATTCTTATctacttgtttttgttttttttctcttctacttATGGTTTCTCCGGATTTGAAATGTATGTCGGTATTTGGTGGAAATAAATTCGTGCAATTTAATGTTGCTGGTGTATTTTGTTTACAACAAAAGATGTATATgcgaaagaaaaataaaataaaataaagagaagagGTTAGAAGAGTTTGTCGGGACTGGATTCAGTCGGATCACTCCAACGCTCAAGTCAGTTGGTGTATGTGAAGATGGAATTTTAGTATTGTTAAGGTAAAATGAGCGTACATGagtgttcttcttctttttctttttctttttttttttctttttagcatGAGGGCATGACAACCAGGCCCAACACCAATGTGATGGATGGTTACACCAATCAATTAAGTGACGATCGACCAGGCCCACCTACACTCGTGAGAACACATAAATCAAGAAGCTCCCAAAAATTCTAAAGCAATAAATAAAGATGACATAAATCGTTTTAGATAGCTTAATCTGCTGgggaccacgtctcatgaagcggtgATTACTAATTCGAATTCTCTTCCTcccttttgtgcggacatgtcaaaaaaaaaaaaaaaaaaaaaaaggacataaaTCATTTTATACAAGTCAGGCAATCAAATATCAGTTTCAACAATTTGAGAAGTCACATATGAAGCTCCACCCTTTTCTTTGTCCTAAACATTAATGCTTTTAGACTCTTGAGGAGGAGAGGGTGTCTGATGGTGTAAGGTTAACAATTTGTCAATAAATAAACATATTCCCACACTTCTGGTGATTCTTGCAATGAATCAGCTTCATCTCTTTTCTTCTTGGTAGTTTGTCGCTATTGTATAATTTCTTCCTTTCAAAGctggaatgctttgaaagtgtctAAATGAGCCAATTTCTGTGCACACACTAGTGTAGCTAAATGGGCCGCTACCCACCTAATGTTTGGTAGCATTTCCTTAGGTTCTCCTACTCTCACTTATTTACGGATTAAGAGTGAGAAAGATCCTCCCTTTTTACATCTTTTtcccctttcatttttttttttaaaaaaaaagttcattacttttttcctccatcaactacaatgtattttcactttgcccccatgaattgACAACCCTACTGCCCGACCTCaacaaactaccattttgtgcccaaaacccctcTTCTGTCAGTCAAATGCACTAACTCAAACAATCAACCCAtcactttacccccatgaactacaacgcattgtcacttaaTTTGTCCCCCTTAAACtataatgcattgtcactttgcccccatgaactacaacgaattgtcactttgaccgtctaAGTTAACgcttttgactgacggaatggggattttgggcacaaaatggtagtttgatggggtcgggCAGTAGAGTTGTCAGTTTATGGGAGTAatgtgacaatgcgttgtagttgatagAGAAAATacataattaccaaaaaaaacaaaattaaacatatccccaaatataaaattcaaaaagggGCGTTGGGGGTGGGGAACTTGCCTTCAATTAATTGCTAAAGAAGACGAAGATCTGCAGCGAATGATTTAATTGGTGTACCGTCAACATGTTTATAAGAAACCCCCAACTGAATTTCAGGGAGATATTCCGACCACACATCAAGCTTGGTGAGAGATTCAACGATGAAAATCCATTGATCTGGCAACACTATTCCAACGCTACTGTTCTTGATGCATGATTTTAACACATGACATGTACAGTATCAGCAATAATGAAGGGCTCCAACCTCTCAGCATATCTCTTGTGTGTTTCGACTTGTTCCCTAAGCATTTCAGTGCCATAATTAAAACCTAGGAACTTGAATCTGTATCTGACAATAAAAGATGAAGCTTTTGAGGAAAAGTATCCATGTGCCTTATGGTCCAATTAATTCCTCTCTTAGGCAGTGACATGCCATGAAAGATTTGGAAAGCTCAGCCTCTCTAAGCCCATCCACTACTTGATGGGAGTCAAACAACAAGTGAGCACGATCAGACACCAGTATCCTTCCCTTGCAGGGAACCCCATTCGATTCCAGGCTATTAATTTCTTGAAATAGCCCTTGAAGATGCACCACAACTCCATTGGCTGAGGGAACCAGGTGAATGTTAAACTTCTTTCCCTCTGCATTGTAGATAGTATGTCCAGCATTAGCCCCACCCTGCTTTCAGGAAAAAAGATATTGCAATTAAAAGACATATTGGCTGATCAGGAACCACCAACACGAGACCTGACTCAGCGAGGCGATCCGACTTTGCCGTCCCTGGGTGCTGGTTGTCAACTCGGCCACGCTCACCGCCACGGAGGAGCAAACTACCAAGTTCAGCCGACGAGGGGAAATGAGCCAGCGCTCGCCCCTCAAGAAGGTCCTCCGTGGGCCCGTGACAGGCCTCAAGAGTATAGCTGATCATTGCGACAAGTAAAAATCTAATTAAAGTGTTGAACCATCAAGGGTGATGGTTCAATGGCCCAAGTAAATTTTTTAGTGGTTAGGTAAATAATAGAGTGTGGGTTTGAATCTTCGCAATGGAGATCGAGAATCCTCATGCTTGATTAATACAAACTACCTTGGTTTCTATTGATGCCATGGTAGAGCAGGTAGTTAAGCTATGGTTCGGCTGGTCGTTAGGATGTACCTGCAGTTTTTGCTGTCTAGGTCCCTCCTAAGCAGTCCTCCGCAGGTTGGTACTACTATGGCCACACCCAGCGAGAATAGTTATTATTGGTCTCTCCCTCCaacctttttttattagaaaaataataataataataataaattaaagtgTTGACAATTGTCCTTTTAATGTCAAAATCAAgtaaggaaaacaaataaatcatattgagaaatttacaactaataacaaatttagtCCATCATATCTAAGAATCGTATTTCTCAAGATGGAAGACTTTTTCCCAAAAAGGTCTTAACCACAAGGTTCGGAGATAGATCATCTTATCCATGCATGGCGATGCTCTACATTTCACACGACGCACATTCAACATAGTGTTCGGACTCGTGTGCCTTCCATAACCTAGGATCTTTGAGCCTATTGTGTACGATTAGCTAGAATTGCAACGGCAAAAGGATTAGACGTTGCACATTAGAACAAATTAATTAGAACAAATTGCATACCATCGTtgaaaaaaacttataatatttcatcataatcaaatttcaaaaatattttcgacaAAACATCCTGGGAAAgaattgtaatcatatataatagctagaaaaagagagagagagagagagagagagaagaaaaaaaaaaaaggagaggacATAAGcaaccattttatttcattataatTATGAATTGCAATTACATTACGACAAGGGAAACATGGCAAACAAACTCAATCCAAACCATCTAACGGTTCATTGTGCTATTACATATAGTTGTCTAACCGAACTGTTTCTCAAGATATTTAATAACATCCTTGTCCACTTGGAAGGCCTTACTGAGAACATCTAGATTGATAAGTGGGTTGGATCCAAAGACAGCTTTTGCTATAGTGATGAGACCTGGATTCTGGCTGCCGAGGCCAGCAAAAGCAACAGCATTAGTCTTTCTTACATTAAATTGGAAGTGAATGAGACCAATTGGAAAGACAAAGACATCTCCTGCGTTTAGAACTTTGGTAAAGAGGCGGTTCTTTGGGTTGGATGTGACAAAACCAACGTACAGAGTACCCTCTACAACTACTAGAATCTCGGTGGCATGAGGGTGAGTGTGGGGCGGATTTACGCCGTATGATGCAAAGTCTAAGCGAGCTAAGGATATCCCTAGTGTGTTGAGTCCAAGTATTCTGTCCACATTCAAAAGAGTGACATTCAAACTAGTTTATTTGTAGTGCTTCTCGGAACGTTTAGCCCCCGAAACAAAAAATCATTGGCAATGACAAGCTTCGGGTCCTTGCAGAACTTTCCATTCACAAATACTGCACACAAAAAAAGTTTGTTAGTATCACAAGACGCCCTTACATATTTAAGGAATCCCTCCTAGCATAATTACATTGATATGTAGATCCCAagaatgagaagaagaaaaaaaaatcaagaagaagaagaaggaggtgTAGATACCAGCTTGAGTGGAAGAGTTAACTGCAACACAAAAGTCTTGCAGAGGAGCAGGGTCATAGGCTGAGGCAATGGAGCAAGCCAAAGCCATGAGTGCCAAAGCTACAAGGTAATTAGGAAACCCTTTCATCCTTCTCAGCTTCTGTATTCTGTGAATTCTTGGTTTTGTGAGGAGTACTGAGAGATGTTGTATGGGAACATGTCTATTTATAGCCGGGAGTGAATGACTTGGTAAGCATTCAAAGTGTACGGTtaatggaatatttaattgagtgGGTGAACCGGCCGTTATTTTAAGCACTTACAATTTGCAGATAATAGAAATGCAGCCAAATTCGACTACTTCAATTAATGGAGTATTGCAGTTCGAATGTTGGCATGTTGCTTTCTCCCATCCACAACAACCTTAATTAAAGTGATAGAATATTTGGAACGGACATGGCTGAAGTAGATATCAAATGATTTCTTAGGTAACAAGTATGTACCATTCTAAGGCATTTTGGCATATTGTTGTCTACTCCTATTTTGGCATGAAGAAGAAGCCATAGACCACACCCCACTCTCTAACTTCCACCGTAATGCCAGCTGACGGATCATCTACTTCcctattttgtgttttgtttgcACTCTCTTGACTCAAGAATAAGGAATCCCAACAAATCATGAAACATGTTTTGCTTGATGACGTGGATGagattaggggtgcaaaggcggttacggttagcggttagtagcaataaccgctaaccgtaaccgccttagcggttagtagattttactaaccgcaaccgctaactgcctagcggttaacggttagcggttagcgaaatagataaccgcccgctaaccgcttttttaaaattgggctttttttttgggctttttggacttatttttttgggcttttttttaccctcattttttttttcttgtatttttaatatcttcttgggcccaattgctataaaaagagcctatattgaaaaatcaaaaatatttgacccaaaatttacatttacttgtactttaaaaaaatttccttaaatattaaatcataaccggttaattatttaaattcttatcatatttacttataattttttttctttgaattgaacttaatatctaatggtaaatggtaatgttcaaactcctaaatcctaaattcctaaagt from Corylus avellana chromosome ca1, CavTom2PMs-1.0 encodes the following:
- the LOC132169266 gene encoding germin-like protein subfamily 1 member 7, coding for MKGFPNYLVALALMALACSIASAYDPAPLQDFCVAVNSSTQAVFVNGKFCKDPKLVIANDFLFRGLNVPRDRILGLNTLGISLARLDFASYGVNPPHTHPHATEILVVVEGTLYVGFVTSNPKNRLFTKVLNAGDVFVFPIGLIHFQFNVRKTNAVAFAGLGSQNPGLITIAKAVFGSNPLINLDVLSKAFQVDKDVIKYLEKQFG